A stretch of Blautia liquoris DNA encodes these proteins:
- a CDS encoding LacI family DNA-binding transcriptional regulator, whose product MKQKMNIYDIAMEAGVSPATVSRVVNGNKNVKDETRKKVLKIIEEKKYVPNSLARNLSVGDSQNIAFLAPDIENPFFSKIFHGLLDTANQYGYNVFMYGTNDDLLTEHRILDEIKKEMIKGIVIIPISDKDKGTAERLEKIQKNQIPVVLLDRDICQSDFDGVFSTDYEGACEGVQCLIRAGHKKIAIITGELDTRPGRERFRGYKKALKDADIKQRTEYIVNGMFKEAESYDACKRLMEIDDRPTAIFTSSNLTTLGCLKYLKKNNLKIGRDISLVCFDEIRELQYSDICLTVVDRPIYEMGCAALELLEYNFLMENKMKNERIVKKTNLLKTKLIVRGSEKYVV is encoded by the coding sequence ATGAAACAAAAAATGAATATATATGATATTGCAATGGAGGCAGGGGTATCTCCGGCAACTGTTTCACGAGTCGTTAATGGGAATAAGAACGTTAAGGATGAGACGAGAAAGAAAGTTTTAAAAATTATTGAAGAAAAAAAATATGTCCCAAATTCTCTTGCAAGAAATCTGAGCGTTGGAGATTCTCAAAATATTGCATTTTTGGCTCCGGATATTGAGAATCCATTTTTTAGTAAGATATTTCATGGTCTGTTGGACACAGCGAATCAATATGGTTACAACGTATTTATGTATGGAACAAATGATGATTTATTAACAGAACACCGTATTCTTGATGAAATAAAAAAAGAAATGATCAAGGGAATTGTTATTATTCCAATTAGTGACAAAGATAAAGGAACAGCGGAGAGACTAGAAAAAATTCAGAAAAATCAAATTCCAGTCGTATTATTAGATAGAGATATTTGTCAGTCTGATTTTGATGGAGTCTTTTCAACAGATTATGAGGGAGCTTGTGAGGGAGTGCAGTGTCTGATACGAGCCGGGCACAAAAAAATTGCAATTATTACAGGTGAGCTAGATACAAGACCAGGAAGGGAACGTTTCAGAGGTTACAAAAAGGCGTTGAAAGATGCTGATATTAAACAGCGGACTGAATATATTGTCAATGGAATGTTTAAAGAGGCAGAATCTTATGATGCATGCAAGAGATTAATGGAAATAGATGATCGCCCAACAGCAATTTTTACATCCAGTAATCTTACAACTCTAGGCTGTTTAAAATATTTGAAAAAAAACAATCTGAAAATTGGTCGGGATATCTCGTTGGTTTGTTTTGATGAGATCAGGGAGCTTCAATATTCGGATATTTGTTTGACCGTTGTAGATAGACCAATATATGAAATGGGTTGTGCCGCTCTTGAGCTTTTAGAATACAACTTTCTTATGGAAAACAAAATGAAAAATGAAAGAATTGTAAAAAAGACGAACCTTTTAAAAACGAAACTTATAGTTCGTGGCTCCGAAAAATACGTGGTTTAA
- a CDS encoding family 20 glycosylhydrolase, with the protein MYRIYPEPIQLNIKSGFLFPAGKFHVKMDPSLSNQCADAGYIFEADLHSLCSSDSCHEYDFSITKETIHPEEYRVSICETGFFLFVGSAAGLFYAMHALKQLSLQCNRSFPFLEIIDRPALDLRGIILDIGRDKVPSMQTLYSLLDKCAAMRINHVELYMEGYCYSYHNYPYLFTDDTPVTPEEFQALDAYARSRFIDLVPSQNTLGHMEQWLAAPQLNSLAECEDGFLFENLYWRPPMTLNTRDEKSLDFVTDMLDDLLANFSSYYVNVNMDEPFELGKGKNREFTENYGISKLYLDYVQDIHQYCCSKGKHMMMWGDQVLENPDSVSSLPKDIMLLDWIYEGDAHFEEHAKLMLSTGLSYCLCPGTSSWGSITGRSDNMIKNIRDAVHCSIKYGAKGIILTDWGDLGHWQYLSSSYPAFCLAGLYSWSGNDASEETAAWFCNNYIYGDRSGNAYRLAYDLGNYYYYEHAPLYNTTLSFAVMSSKYSFDSFEEFDSKIQRLLTLSSKIADTNHIPPKKPVIHMDYMGLQKYLNQLEEKISCLSLDCSEGSLIIEEMKNGIRMIRHGSMLYYSLTEHRKEPELLKSDLKSLSSQLDALLKIHYKLWIARNRSGGFSKSISHMLHLLKFYQREIKELSFSD; encoded by the coding sequence ATGTATAGAATTTATCCTGAACCAATTCAGTTAAACATTAAATCGGGCTTTCTTTTCCCTGCGGGAAAATTTCACGTCAAGATGGATCCGAGCCTTTCTAATCAATGTGCTGACGCAGGTTACATATTTGAAGCTGATCTTCATTCCCTTTGCTCATCTGATTCCTGTCATGAATATGATTTCTCCATAACGAAAGAAACGATTCATCCCGAAGAATACAGAGTTTCTATTTGCGAAACAGGGTTCTTTTTATTCGTCGGAAGTGCTGCCGGGCTTTTTTATGCAATGCACGCATTAAAACAGCTTTCACTTCAATGCAACCGCTCTTTTCCATTTTTAGAAATCATCGATCGCCCCGCTCTGGATCTGCGCGGAATCATATTAGATATAGGGCGCGATAAGGTCCCCTCTATGCAGACTTTGTATTCTCTTTTAGACAAATGTGCCGCTATGCGGATCAACCATGTGGAACTTTATATGGAAGGATATTGCTACTCCTACCATAATTATCCTTATCTGTTTACAGATGATACACCTGTCACCCCCGAAGAGTTTCAGGCGCTGGATGCTTATGCCAGAAGTCGTTTCATCGACCTTGTTCCCAGTCAAAACACACTCGGACATATGGAACAATGGCTTGCTGCACCTCAACTCAACTCTCTTGCCGAGTGTGAGGATGGATTTCTATTCGAAAATCTTTATTGGCGGCCTCCGATGACCCTAAATACAAGAGACGAAAAAAGTCTGGACTTTGTAACGGATATGCTTGATGACTTACTGGCTAACTTTTCTTCTTATTACGTCAATGTTAATATGGACGAACCATTTGAACTGGGAAAAGGAAAAAACAGGGAATTTACAGAAAATTACGGAATCTCAAAACTCTATTTGGATTATGTTCAGGATATACATCAATACTGCTGTTCAAAGGGAAAGCATATGATGATGTGGGGCGATCAGGTGTTGGAGAATCCGGACAGCGTTTCTTCCCTTCCCAAAGATATCATGCTGCTTGACTGGATTTATGAGGGTGATGCCCATTTTGAAGAGCATGCAAAGTTAATGCTAAGCACCGGGCTTTCGTACTGTCTTTGTCCCGGAACAAGCAGTTGGGGTTCAATTACAGGCCGTTCTGATAATATGATCAAAAACATCAGAGATGCCGTACACTGTTCTATCAAATATGGAGCAAAAGGAATTATTCTTACTGATTGGGGTGATTTAGGTCACTGGCAATATCTCTCATCCAGCTATCCCGCCTTTTGCCTTGCCGGACTATACAGCTGGAGCGGAAATGATGCTTCCGAAGAGACCGCCGCCTGGTTTTGTAATAATTATATCTATGGAGACAGATCCGGTAATGCCTATCGGCTGGCTTACGACCTGGGTAACTATTATTACTATGAACATGCACCCCTTTATAATACCACCTTAAGTTTTGCTGTCATGTCAAGCAAGTATAGTTTTGACTCCTTTGAAGAGTTTGACAGCAAAATTCAGCGGCTTCTCACCTTATCTTCCAAGATTGCCGATACGAATCATATCCCCCCAAAAAAGCCTGTCATTCATATGGACTATATGGGCCTGCAAAAATATCTGAATCAATTGGAAGAAAAGATTTCATGTTTAAGCCTTGACTGCTCTGAAGGCAGCCTTATTATAGAAGAGATGAAAAACGGGATCCGGATGATACGCCACGGCTCCATGCTTTATTATTCTCTGACAGAGCACCGCAAAGAACCGGAACTATTGAAAAGCGATCTCAAAAGCCTTTCTTCACAGCTTGATGCCTTGTTAAAAATTCATTACAAGCTGTGGATTGCCCGCAATCGTTCTGGCGGGTTCAGCAAAAGTATCTCACATATGCTCCACTTGCTGAAGTTCTATCAACGGGAGATAAAGGAATTATCTTTTTCAGATTAA
- the rsmH gene encoding 16S rRNA (cytosine(1402)-N(4))-methyltransferase RsmH has protein sequence MSDQKHQRRVRYKGTHPKTFQEKYKELQPDKYAETVEKVIQKGGTPAGMHRPICVKEIMDILHITPGEIGLDATLGYGGHSLEMLKCLEHKGHLYALDVDPIELPRTKERLEQKGFGPEIFTTKLMNFRDIDQVVLESGPLDFLLADLGVSSMQIDNPERGFSFKMEGPLDLRLDPTKGISAAKRLETISQNELEGMFLENADETYSAEISHAIVRELKKGNDISTTTRLQEVINDALQFIPESERNDAVKKSCQRCFQALRIDVNNEYEALYDLLEKIPSALVCSGRAAILTFHSGEDRLVKKSFQKFYREGVYREIAPEPIRPSAGERNSNSRARCAKLRWAVKA, from the coding sequence ATGTCAGATCAGAAACATCAGCGACGTGTAAGATACAAAGGAACTCATCCAAAAACTTTTCAGGAAAAATATAAAGAATTACAGCCAGATAAATACGCAGAAACTGTGGAAAAGGTAATTCAAAAAGGTGGTACTCCTGCTGGTATGCATCGTCCGATCTGTGTAAAAGAGATAATGGATATCTTACACATTACTCCCGGAGAGATCGGATTAGATGCCACACTTGGATATGGTGGTCACTCTTTGGAGATGCTCAAATGTTTAGAGCATAAAGGTCATCTGTACGCCTTGGATGTAGATCCCATTGAATTACCCCGTACGAAAGAACGTTTAGAACAGAAAGGGTTTGGCCCTGAAATTTTCACAACCAAATTAATGAATTTTCGCGATATTGATCAAGTTGTTTTGGAATCCGGACCTCTCGATTTTCTTTTAGCAGATTTAGGCGTCTCTTCCATGCAAATTGATAATCCAGAACGTGGATTTTCTTTTAAGATGGAAGGACCATTGGATTTACGTTTAGATCCAACCAAAGGAATCTCTGCTGCAAAGCGTCTGGAAACAATTTCACAAAATGAATTAGAAGGTATGTTTTTAGAAAATGCAGATGAGACATATTCCGCTGAAATATCTCACGCTATTGTACGAGAATTAAAAAAAGGGAATGACATATCTACAACAACCAGATTACAAGAAGTAATTAATGATGCCCTCCAGTTCATTCCGGAGTCGGAAAGAAATGACGCAGTTAAAAAATCCTGCCAACGGTGTTTTCAGGCACTTAGAATTGATGTCAATAACGAATATGAGGCGTTATATGACTTATTGGAAAAAATCCCTTCCGCTTTAGTCTGCAGCGGAAGGGCTGCTATTCTTACCTTTCATTCTGGAGAAGACCGGCTTGTAAAAAAGTCTTTTCAGAAGTTTTACCGGGAAGGCGTCTATCGTGAAATAGCACCTGAGCCTATCCGACCATCCGCCGGGGAACGTAACTCCAACAGCCGTGCTCGTTGTGCTAAGTTACGGTGGGCCGTGAAAGCCTGA
- a CDS encoding N-acetylmannosamine-6-phosphate 2-epimerase: MKYSKKEILRRIKGKLIVSCQALPLEPLYVEEKSVMYLMARAAKEAGSPCIRTSSVRDVAAIKEETNLPVIGIIKTRYEGYDSYITPTMKEIDELAAADTDIIALDCTLRNRGDGTTINEFIKSIKDKYHDMILMADISTYEEGINAWKCGVDFVGTTLSGYTDYSPQKEEPDFELVQKLAAAIDIPLIAEGKIHTPEQAVQMLKCGAYAVVVGGAITRPLEIASRFIKAIEEKSDE; this comes from the coding sequence ATGAAGTATTCTAAAAAAGAGATTCTCAGGAGAATAAAAGGTAAGTTAATTGTGTCCTGTCAGGCTCTGCCCTTGGAACCTCTGTACGTGGAAGAAAAGTCTGTTATGTATCTTATGGCTCGTGCCGCCAAGGAGGCGGGTTCTCCTTGTATCCGCACAAGTAGTGTCCGCGATGTTGCAGCAATTAAAGAAGAGACTAATCTCCCTGTAATAGGTATCATAAAAACCAGATACGAAGGCTATGACTCTTATATCACACCCACCATGAAAGAGATTGATGAATTGGCAGCTGCAGATACAGACATCATCGCTTTAGACTGTACCTTGAGAAACCGGGGAGACGGCACCACAATCAATGAGTTTATAAAGTCAATAAAAGATAAATATCACGATATGATCCTCATGGCGGATATCTCTACCTATGAAGAGGGAATTAACGCATGGAAATGTGGAGTAGATTTCGTCGGAACGACACTCAGCGGATATACCGACTATTCCCCCCAAAAGGAAGAACCTGACTTCGAACTTGTCCAAAAGCTTGCGGCTGCTATAGATATTCCCCTGATCGCAGAGGGAAAGATACACACTCCCGAACAGGCAGTCCAAATGTTGAAGTGCGGGGCATATGCAGTTGTAGTGGGCGGAGCCATCACCCGTCCTCTGGAAATTGCCTCCCGCTTTATCAAAGCCATCGAGGAAAAAAGCGATGAATAA
- a CDS encoding acyltransferase domain-containing protein: MNEQEFLIFFMEKIGFPEEAQEFFQGLHRQILKETEYNRRMDYIIKVFMDNQSEKAFEQADLLAKDMNIHSYTMSMMLLLLSCKPLSELYYERNISEDIFWDTLADLTYKLNECRHIYGIWGTFVRTWFPPFYQTARFALGRMQYEYSSFFLDEYSLKGVTLKKGDKVINMHIPSSGSFSEKTRMDSYQRAYRFFEKDFPEKTVPIVCSSWLLYPGYRDILPAHSNIRNFMDDFSYIKGYNRKEFTDSWRIFGKDAGKPPVDLPRDTSLQKAFAEYLEKGGTPGVGYGILFSTCSK, translated from the coding sequence ATGAACGAACAGGAGTTTTTAATATTTTTTATGGAAAAGATCGGCTTTCCAGAAGAGGCACAAGAGTTCTTTCAAGGACTTCACAGACAGATTCTAAAAGAAACCGAATATAACAGGCGTATGGATTATATAATCAAAGTATTTATGGATAACCAATCTGAAAAAGCTTTCGAGCAGGCAGACCTTCTGGCTAAAGATATGAATATTCACAGCTACACCATGTCCATGATGCTGTTATTATTGAGTTGCAAACCATTATCAGAACTTTATTATGAAAGGAATATCTCAGAGGACATTTTCTGGGATACTTTAGCAGACCTTACTTATAAACTGAACGAGTGCCGCCATATATATGGTATCTGGGGTACCTTTGTCCGTACATGGTTTCCTCCCTTTTATCAGACGGCTCGTTTTGCCCTGGGACGCATGCAATATGAATATTCATCTTTTTTTCTGGATGAGTATTCTTTGAAAGGAGTAACCCTGAAAAAGGGAGATAAAGTAATCAATATGCATATCCCTTCATCCGGTTCTTTTTCAGAAAAGACTCGAATGGATTCCTACCAAAGAGCATATCGATTTTTTGAGAAAGACTTTCCTGAAAAAACCGTACCCATTGTCTGCAGTTCTTGGCTCCTCTATCCGGGATATCGGGATATTCTTCCTGCTCATTCAAATATCAGAAACTTCATGGACGACTTTTCTTACATCAAAGGTTATAATCGTAAGGAATTTACTGACTCTTGGAGAATCTTTGGAAAGGATGCCGGGAAACCACCTGTTGATTTGCCCAGAGACACTTCTCTGCAAAAAGCTTTTGCAGAATATCTGGAAAAAGGCGGAACTCCAGGTGTTGGTTATGGGATCTTATTTTCCACATGCAGCAAATAA
- a CDS encoding DUF4127 family protein, with product MDKIIFLPLDERPCNYIYPEYIGRISGMDVRIVPKELMGNFKNPADIEKIWEWTREEVKEASVLIISMDLFLYGGIVPSRLHHITEKMCQERIQRIRTLKEENPNLKIFAFQLITRAPARNGSGEEPDYYEKYGFRLYRYGVLRDKERLELLDGRERVEKNQIEEEIPRNILADFLNRREINFHNNQSTVDLVSDGMIDFLVVPLDDCRQYGYAPAERRKLASYAAGKDLFSKIYFYPGADEVGCTLLARAINTIKHKTPRIFVDYSSLRGQFQIPSYEDRSIGETVQYQLLAAGCEIAEISSEADGILIVNPPTEFSLRLEKELITDEIFLETERNLQALTARIQKYLRRKQVCAIADCAIPNMADKALMQFLYEQKLLNKIDAYAGWNTSSNTLGTVIAHLTACCCHPKESETRISEEFRFLRYMEDWGYMAEVRRKVTENLPTIDSKIHSLDLGDKAPEVSRIIKLRLEQFQKRYFPENAREFDIHIPWNRMFEIEIELK from the coding sequence ATGGATAAGATAATTTTTCTTCCACTGGATGAACGTCCATGTAACTACATATATCCAGAATATATCGGAAGAATCAGTGGTATGGATGTGAGAATTGTTCCGAAGGAACTCATGGGGAATTTTAAAAATCCGGCAGATATAGAAAAAATCTGGGAATGGACGAGAGAAGAGGTAAAAGAGGCGTCGGTGTTAATTATTTCAATGGATTTATTTTTGTATGGAGGAATTGTTCCATCGCGCCTGCATCACATCACGGAAAAGATGTGCCAGGAAAGAATTCAAAGAATCAGAACTTTGAAGGAAGAAAATCCGAATTTGAAAATCTTTGCATTTCAGCTGATTACAAGAGCGCCAGCGAGAAACGGCAGTGGAGAAGAACCGGATTATTATGAGAAATATGGATTCCGTCTTTATCGATATGGTGTTTTGAGGGATAAGGAAAGGTTGGAGCTTTTGGATGGAAGAGAAAGAGTTGAAAAAAACCAAATCGAAGAAGAGATTCCTCGGAATATTCTTGCGGATTTTCTCAATCGAAGAGAAATAAATTTTCATAACAATCAAAGCACAGTAGACCTGGTTTCAGATGGAATGATAGATTTTTTGGTTGTTCCTTTGGATGACTGCAGACAATATGGCTATGCGCCAGCGGAAAGAAGGAAGCTTGCTTCTTATGCTGCTGGTAAGGACTTGTTTTCAAAAATTTATTTCTATCCTGGAGCGGACGAGGTTGGCTGCACGTTACTGGCAAGAGCTATAAACACAATAAAACATAAAACCCCCAGGATTTTTGTCGATTATTCCTCTTTAAGGGGACAATTTCAGATACCGTCATATGAAGACCGGAGTATTGGAGAGACGGTACAATATCAGCTTCTTGCGGCGGGCTGCGAGATTGCAGAAATATCTTCTGAGGCGGATGGTATATTGATAGTCAATCCCCCTACAGAGTTTAGCCTTCGTCTGGAAAAAGAACTTATTACAGATGAAATTTTTCTGGAAACGGAGAGAAATCTACAGGCTTTGACGGCGAGAATACAGAAATACTTAAGAAGAAAACAAGTATGTGCGATTGCGGATTGTGCTATTCCCAATATGGCGGACAAGGCTCTTATGCAATTCTTATATGAACAAAAACTATTGAATAAAATTGATGCCTATGCGGGCTGGAATACGTCGTCCAATACACTTGGAACAGTGATTGCACATTTGACTGCATGTTGTTGCCATCCAAAAGAATCAGAAACCCGTATATCCGAGGAATTCCGATTCCTGCGATATATGGAGGACTGGGGTTATATGGCAGAAGTAAGAAGAAAGGTGACTGAGAATCTTCCAACCATAGATTCGAAGATTCATTCCTTAGATTTGGGGGATAAGGCACCGGAAGTGAGCCGAATTATAAAATTAAGACTTGAGCAATTTCAAAAGCGTTATTTCCCTGAAAATGCCAGAGAATTTGACATCCATATTCCTTGGAACCGAATGTTTGAGATTGAAATTGAACTAAAATAA
- a CDS encoding helix-turn-helix domain-containing protein has product MPMNTVVKEKRKELGLTQEQVANYLGVSTPAVSKWEKGVSYPDVVLMPPLARLLETDLNTLMCFREELTRKEIVLFMNKVTEVTRKEGFEQGYALAMEKVREYPGSVELIHEIAMLLQGLLMMTECSFEKKETYNGYITQLYERVAKSENPKFVQRAKYMLASSLIVSGEYDRAKEMLDTLPEYNALDKRDLQARLLMEQGKNDEAARILERKLMTNLQNNQMLLDNLAKIAVKEGEEQHADSLAECARKEVETFKMWEYGAYVVPLEVAISKKDVHDSISILKAILDALLVPWDIKQSPIYRHVDKKEKKEKEENFGKQVLPSLLSEMERNSEYDFLRSAPEFQQLLERYRDKC; this is encoded by the coding sequence ATGCCAATGAATACAGTAGTGAAGGAAAAACGAAAAGAACTTGGACTAACTCAGGAACAGGTAGCTAATTATCTTGGAGTGTCAACACCTGCAGTAAGTAAGTGGGAAAAGGGAGTATCATACCCGGATGTAGTTTTGATGCCTCCATTAGCAAGGCTTTTGGAGACAGATTTAAATACCTTAATGTGCTTTCGCGAAGAACTAACCAGAAAAGAAATCGTTCTATTTATGAACAAAGTGACGGAGGTAACTCGTAAAGAGGGCTTCGAGCAAGGTTATGCGTTAGCCATGGAGAAAGTACGTGAATATCCGGGGAGTGTGGAACTGATTCATGAGATTGCAATGTTGTTACAGGGATTATTGATGATGACAGAATGCTCCTTTGAAAAAAAGGAAACCTACAATGGATATATTACTCAGTTATATGAACGTGTAGCAAAAAGTGAAAATCCAAAATTTGTACAGAGGGCAAAATATATGTTGGCATCCAGTCTGATAGTATCCGGGGAATACGACAGGGCCAAAGAAATGCTAGATACATTGCCAGAATATAATGCCTTGGACAAAAGAGATCTTCAGGCAAGGCTTTTAATGGAACAAGGGAAAAATGATGAGGCAGCAAGGATATTGGAAAGAAAACTAATGACAAATCTTCAGAATAATCAGATGTTATTGGATAATCTGGCTAAAATTGCTGTCAAGGAAGGGGAAGAGCAACATGCAGACAGTCTTGCAGAATGCGCCAGAAAAGAAGTAGAGACGTTTAAAATGTGGGAATACGGTGCATATGTGGTTCCGCTGGAAGTTGCAATTTCGAAAAAGGATGTTCATGACAGCATCTCAATATTAAAAGCTATACTTGACGCATTACTCGTCCCATGGGATATCAAGCAATCACCAATTTATAGACATGTTGATAAAAAGGAAAAGAAGGAAAAGGAAGAGAACTTTGGAAAACAGGTTTTACCATCTCTGTTATCTGAGATGGAAAGAAACTCAGAATATGATTTTCTTCGTTCTGCCCCTGAGTTCCAACAATTGTTAGAACGGTACAGGGACAAATGTTAA
- a CDS encoding helix-turn-helix transcriptional regulator — protein MKQAQNKGEEFLSMNTIEEALPLFQQIMDLICITFGENCEVTLHDWSKGYEHSIVAIKNGHVTKRQVGDCGSNLGLEIMRGKIEGGNRFNYMTKTSCGQMLKSSTIYLTNDNGETIGALCVNIDITEALDFQKSFASFIGAETVSQIETPAESIEFHANNVGQLTDFLISQSLELVNKPSDQLTKEDKMTILKFLDEKGLFLITKSGDKVCQFLNISKFTFYNYLEMIRGEKE, from the coding sequence ATGAAACAAGCACAAAATAAAGGAGAGGAATTTTTATCCATGAACACTATTGAAGAAGCTCTTCCATTATTCCAGCAAATCATGGATTTGATTTGTATCACTTTTGGTGAAAACTGCGAAGTTACACTTCACGATTGGTCCAAGGGATATGAGCACTCTATCGTTGCAATTAAAAACGGGCATGTTACAAAACGCCAAGTGGGTGATTGCGGAAGTAATCTTGGCCTCGAGATTATGCGTGGTAAAATCGAAGGCGGCAATCGGTTTAATTATATGACCAAAACGAGCTGCGGACAGATGTTAAAGTCAAGTACTATTTATCTTACAAATGATAACGGGGAGACAATTGGTGCCCTCTGTGTAAATATCGATATTACAGAGGCTTTGGACTTTCAAAAATCATTTGCCTCCTTCATAGGGGCAGAAACAGTATCTCAGATAGAAACCCCTGCAGAAAGTATCGAATTTCACGCCAATAATGTCGGACAACTAACAGATTTTCTGATCTCCCAAAGTCTCGAGCTGGTGAATAAGCCCAGTGATCAATTGACAAAAGAAGACAAAATGACCATCCTTAAATTTCTGGATGAAAAAGGACTTTTTCTGATCACAAAATCTGGTGATAAAGTCTGCCAATTTCTAAATATTTCTAAATTTACTTTTTACAACTATTTAGAAATGATACGGGGAGAAAAAGAATAG
- a CDS encoding ROK family protein, translating to MNNTYLGVDIGGTAVKLGLITGDGNLLFTHTSPVNFDKYKTPIMKTVLREIDCFLSKNKLVSSDLLGIGVSATGQIDPKSGIVTGSAGHISNWLLTPVKDLLENRYHLPVSVANDANCAIIGEHWKGCAIGFSDIIMITIGTGIGGGIICNGRLLSGHTGIAGELGHFSIQKDGTMCSCGNIGCYEQYASASALVKAVREALPSFHSYSKTDPDQINGKFIFDQVKAGSIEYQRVVDNWIDNIAMGLTGLIHIFNPELVVIGGGISQQEELLIVPLRERVLSKIMPGFRKDLQFRSAKLDNNAGLIGAVRNLIEKGAA from the coding sequence ATGAATAATACATACCTTGGAGTAGATATAGGAGGGACAGCTGTTAAGCTTGGACTTATTACTGGCGACGGAAATCTTCTTTTTACGCACACCTCCCCGGTTAATTTTGACAAATACAAGACCCCTATCATGAAAACAGTCCTTAGGGAAATTGACTGCTTTTTGTCTAAGAACAAGCTCGTTTCTTCAGATTTGCTCGGAATAGGTGTATCGGCGACGGGACAGATTGATCCAAAATCCGGTATAGTAACCGGCAGCGCCGGTCATATCAGCAACTGGCTTTTAACACCTGTTAAAGATTTACTGGAGAACAGATACCACCTGCCTGTCTCGGTCGCCAATGATGCCAATTGTGCGATTATCGGCGAGCATTGGAAAGGATGCGCCATCGGATTCTCCGATATCATCATGATTACTATAGGAACAGGCATCGGAGGAGGCATCATATGTAACGGCAGACTGCTTTCGGGACATACTGGTATCGCCGGTGAATTGGGCCATTTCTCCATTCAAAAAGACGGCACCATGTGCAGCTGCGGTAACATTGGATGCTATGAGCAATATGCATCAGCATCGGCTTTAGTAAAAGCGGTCCGAGAAGCACTGCCATCTTTTCATTCTTACTCCAAAACAGACCCTGATCAAATCAATGGAAAGTTTATCTTTGATCAGGTAAAGGCCGGAAGTATCGAATATCAGCGCGTTGTTGACAACTGGATTGATAATATTGCCATGGGTCTGACAGGCTTGATTCATATTTTTAATCCGGAACTTGTTGTGATTGGAGGAGGGATCAGTCAGCAGGAAGAATTATTAATAGTACCTCTGCGTGAAAGAGTTCTTTCTAAGATCATGCCTGGTTTCCGAAAAGATCTACAATTTCGAAGTGCAAAATTAGACAACAACGCTGGTTTAATCGGAGCTGTCCGCAATTTAATCGAAAAAGGAGCTGCATAA
- a CDS encoding winged helix-turn-helix domain-containing protein, which produces MTDGKTDAKFIDDSFQRLTDTESKILEQIKENPTITQRQLANRLELSDSGVRYAMRELKEKGLLTRVGSNRNGGWKLIS; this is translated from the coding sequence ATGACTGACGGTAAAACTGACGCAAAGTTTATAGATGATTCTTTTCAGAGATTAACGGATACAGAATCTAAAATTCTGGAACAGATAAAGGAAAATCCAACAATTACACAAAGACAGTTGGCAAATAGATTAGAGTTATCCGACAGCGGAGTTCGCTATGCGATGCGGGAATTAAAAGAAAAAGGTTTACTGACGAGAGTTGGTTCCAATAGGAATGGTGGTTGGAAATTAATATCCTGA